In Felis catus isolate Fca126 chromosome A2, F.catus_Fca126_mat1.0, whole genome shotgun sequence, the following proteins share a genomic window:
- the PGLS gene encoding 6-phosphogluconolactonase isoform X1 — MAAPAPGLISVFSSPQELGASLAQLVAQRAACCLAGARARFALGLSGGSLVSMLARELPAAAAPAGPASLARWTVGFCDERLVPFEHAESTYGLYRTHLLSRLPIPDSQVITINPQLPVEEAAEDYAKKLRQAFQGDAIPVFDLLILGVGPDGHTCSLFPDHPLLQEREKIVAPLSDSPKPPPERVTLTLPVLNAARTVIFVATGEGKAAVLKRILEAKEENPLPAALVQPHTGKLCWFLDEAAARLLTVPFEKHSTL, encoded by the exons atGGCCGCGCCGGCCCCGGGCCTCATCTCGGTCTTCTCGAGTCCGCAGGAGCTGGGCGCGTCGCTAGCGCAACTGGTGGCGCAGCGGGCGGCGTGCTGCCTGGCGGGGGCCCGCGCCCGCTTCGCGCTCGGCCTGTCGGGCGGCAGCCTCGTCTCGATGCTGGCCCGTGAGctgcccgccgccgccgcccccgccggccccgccaGCCTCGCGCGCTGGACCGTAGGCTTCTGCGACGAGCGCCTCGTGCCCTTCGAGCACGCCGAGAGCACGTACGGTCTCTATCGG ACACACTTGCTCTCCAGGCTGCCCATTCCCGACAGCCAGGTGATCACCATTAACCCCCAGCTTCCTGTGGAGGAGGCGGCCGAGGACTATGCCAAGAAGCTGAGACAG GCCTTCCAAGGGGACGCCATTCCGGTTTTTGACCTGCTGATTCTCGGAGTGGGTCCTGACGGCCACACCTGCTCGCTCTTCCCGgaccaccccctcctccag GAGCGGGAGAAGATCGTGGCCCCTCTCAGCGACTCCCCAAAGCCACCACCAGAGCGTGTGACCCTCACGCTTCCTGTGCTAAATGCAGCCCGAACGGTCATTTTTGTGGCGACCGGAGAAGGCAAGGCAGCTGTTCTGAAG CGCATTTTGGAGGCCAAGGAGGAGAACCCCCTCCCCGCGGCCCTGGTCCAGCCCCACACGGGGAAACTTTGCTGGTTCCTGGACGAGGCCGCGGCGCGACTCCTGACTGTGCCCTTCGAGAAGCATTCCACTTTGTAG
- the PGLS gene encoding 6-phosphogluconolactonase isoform X2 codes for MAAPAPGLISVFSSPQELGASLAQLVAQRAACCLAGARARFALGLSGGSLVSMLARELPAAAAPAGPASLARWTVGFCDERLVPFEHAESTYGLYRTHLLSRLPIPDSQVITINPQLPVEEAAEDYAKKLRQAFQGDAIPVFDLLILGVGPDGHTCSLFPDHPLLQRILEAKEENPLPAALVQPHTGKLCWFLDEAAARLLTVPFEKHSTL; via the exons atGGCCGCGCCGGCCCCGGGCCTCATCTCGGTCTTCTCGAGTCCGCAGGAGCTGGGCGCGTCGCTAGCGCAACTGGTGGCGCAGCGGGCGGCGTGCTGCCTGGCGGGGGCCCGCGCCCGCTTCGCGCTCGGCCTGTCGGGCGGCAGCCTCGTCTCGATGCTGGCCCGTGAGctgcccgccgccgccgcccccgccggccccgccaGCCTCGCGCGCTGGACCGTAGGCTTCTGCGACGAGCGCCTCGTGCCCTTCGAGCACGCCGAGAGCACGTACGGTCTCTATCGG ACACACTTGCTCTCCAGGCTGCCCATTCCCGACAGCCAGGTGATCACCATTAACCCCCAGCTTCCTGTGGAGGAGGCGGCCGAGGACTATGCCAAGAAGCTGAGACAG GCCTTCCAAGGGGACGCCATTCCGGTTTTTGACCTGCTGATTCTCGGAGTGGGTCCTGACGGCCACACCTGCTCGCTCTTCCCGgaccaccccctcctccag CGCATTTTGGAGGCCAAGGAGGAGAACCCCCTCCCCGCGGCCCTGGTCCAGCCCCACACGGGGAAACTTTGCTGGTTCCTGGACGAGGCCGCGGCGCGACTCCTGACTGTGCCCTTCGAGAAGCATTCCACTTTGTAG